From a region of the Mytilus galloprovincialis chromosome 3, xbMytGall1.hap1.1, whole genome shotgun sequence genome:
- the LOC143067954 gene encoding retinoid isomerohydrolase-like: protein MTFNVVLAVLVILSIQFVYSVEQDAYSLLFTDSKDVFLNKPIHFQYPLQKWLNGSLVRTGPAMFGMGQRNFTHAFDGFGKIYNWKFYGNGSASFSQDFLRSETYNVSNEIKDIANFLTFESVSPPFPLDRREISVLNGFDNTNVNVYRLFNEEKKSYEYIALTDAWKVYQFEPTSINTIGEIDPPNPRGTYIGFIDTMSSAHPVPEYNSSYHFTFLTSVSLIPKVKSRLSVIRMKSAFERELVAQWEVDKAPYMHSFSVTQRYVILFAAAYYTNIGKMLKYANAYEGLEWFPSEKATIYVVEIKTGNVHTIQTENGFPSHHVNAYEDNNRIIMDVTMFQDPAYSKIYELDTLRSPNKRQNAQYTPPVIKRYTINLNATNVTVTTFSPNSIFPFINNFDFPCINEKYRHRRYCYIYGVATKRDTTLFSSTALVKKDVCGTNQDSAFALDNHYPVDMWFISNPNSTREDDGILLTPVLDGEKQQSYLLMLDANTMAPINRGYLPSLVPFTMHGRFFSDLI from the exons ATGACATTCAATGTTGTTCTAGCTGTTTTGGTAATACTAAGTATACAATTTGTGTACAGTGTGGAACAGGATGCTTATAGTCTTCTTTTTACTGATAGCAAGGACGTGTTTCTGAACAAACCAATACATTTCCAGTATCCGTTGCAAAAATGGCTGAATGGCTCCCTG GTACGAACAGGTCCAGCTATGTTTGGGATGGGTCAGAGAAATTTCACACACGCATTTGATGGTTTTGGGAAAATTTATAACTGGAAATTCTATGGAAATGGATCAGCGTCTTTTTCTCAGGACTTTTTACGGTCTGAAACATACAATGTTTCtaatgaaataaaagatattgccaattttttgacatttgaaaGTGTTTCACCACCATTTCCATTGGATAGGCGTGAGATCTCTGTTTTGAATGGATTTGATAACACAAATGTCAATGTGTATAGATTATTCAACGAAGAAAAGAAGTCATATGAATACATTGCATTAACAGATGCATGGAAGGTATATCAGTTCGAACCCACTTCTATAAATACCATTGGTGAAATTGATCCCCCGAATCCACGTGGAACATATATTGGATTTATTGATACAATGTCCTCAGCTCATCCCGTCCCAGAGTATAATTCTAGTTATCACTTTACATTTCTAACGAGTGTTAGTCTCATTCCTAAGGTCAAAAGTCGTCTATCGGTTATAAGAATGAAGTCGGCCTTTGAGCGAGAATTGGTAGCTCAGTGGGAAGTTGACAAAGCGCCTTATATGCATTCGTTTTCCGTCACGCAGCGTTATGTTATTCTATTTGCAGCTGCTTATTATACAAACATAGGTAAAATGCTTAAATATGCTAATGCGTATGAAGGACTGGAATGGTTTCCGTCTGAGAAAGCCACAATTTATGTTGTTGAGATTAAGACTGGCAATGTACATACTATCCAAACAGAAAATGGCTTTCCATCACATCATGTAAATGCTTACGAAGACAACAATAGAATTATTATGGATGTAACTATGTTTCAAGATCCTGCTTATTCAAAAATATACGAACTTGATACGTTGAGATCGCCTAATAAAAGACAAAACGCACAATATACACCACCAGTAATTAAACGTTATACAATCAACTTGAATGCAACGAATGTAACAGTCACTACCTTTTCTCCTAATTCCATTTTTCCATtcataaataattttgatttccCGTGCATCAATGAAAAGTACAGACATCGTAGATATTGCTATATTTACGGCGTCGCTACCAAAAGAGACACCACATTATTTTCAAGTACAGCTTTAGTGAAAAAAGATGTTTGCGGTACTAATCAAGACAGTGCATTTGCGTTAGATAACCACTATCCTGTGGATATGTGGTTCATATCTAATCCTAATTCCACCAGGGAGGATGATGGCATCCTTCTGACTCCAGTTCTTGACGGAGAGAAACAACAGAGTTATTTGTTGATGCTAGATGCTAACACAATGGCGCCTATAAACAGAGGATATTTACCGTCATTGGTTCCATTTACAATGCACGGACGCTTCTTTTCAGACTTAATTTAA
- the LOC143067955 gene encoding ADP-ribosylation factor-like — translation MGGLMAKLKDALSEFTGSNPARVLMLGLDAAGKTTILYKIKLNETVATIPTIGFNVETVNPCKGVSFTVWDVGGQDRIRPLWRHYFQNTEGLLFIIDSNDRERMAEAREELMGILQNDEMRHVPLVVVANKQDLPNALSPSQVAEGLHLHKLTGHKWFIHGSCASTGEGIYESLKEMAHLVKDHKKSSKR, via the exons ATGGGAGGAttaatggcaaaattaaaagacGCATTATCTGAATTTACTGGTTCCAATCCTGCCAGAGTGCTAATGTTAGGATTAGATGCTGCAG GTAAAACCACAATTCTTTACAAAATTAAATTGAACGAAACGGTGGCAACTATACCAACGATAGGTTTCAATGTTGAAACAGTGAATCCATGTAAAGGAGTTAGTTTTACTGTCTGGGATGTGGGTGGACAGGACAGAATTAGACCATTATGGAGACATTACTTCCAAAACACCGAAG GTCTGTTGTTCATAATTGATAGTAATGATAGAGAGAGGATGGCAGAAGCTAGAGAAGAATTAATGGGAATATTACAGAATGATGAGATGAGACATGTACCATTGGTTGTCGTGGCTAATAAGCAGGATCTCCCTA ATGCACTTAGTCCATCACAAGTAGCAGAAGGTTTACACTTACACAAATTGACAGGACATAAATGGTTTATACATGGTTCATGTGCTTCAACAGGAGAAGGCATTTACGAAAGTTTAAAAGAAATGGCACATTTAGTGAAAGACCATAAAAAGTCATCAAAACGGTGA
- the LOC143067956 gene encoding uncharacterized protein LOC143067956 translates to MGLWLSKLYDVFSEFSGSTPARILMLGLDAAGKTTILYKIKLNESVHTIPTIGFNVETVSPVKGVSFTVWDVGGQEKIRRLWRHYYQNAEGLIYIVDSSDKERLSEAKDELDGILNSDEMRGVPVVVMANKQDLPRSMSPSEVADGLGLPKMTGRKWYIHGACAKTGEGIFESMKEMADLVKTNKKC, encoded by the exons atgggTTTGTGGTTATCTAAATTGTACGATGTATTTTCTGAATTTTCTGGATCAACACCAGCAAGAATTCTAATGTTAGGATTGGACGCAGCAG gaaaaacaacaatactttacAAAATCAAGTTGAACGAGAGTGTTCATACTATTCCTACCATTGGCTTTAATGTTGAAACCGTCAGTCCAGTAAAAGGTGTCAGCTTTACCGTGTGGGATGTTGGTGGACAGGAGAAAATCAGACGTCTGTGGAGGCATTATTACCAGAATGCAGAAG GACTCATTTATATAGTTGACAGTAGCGATAAAGAGAGACTTTCGGAAGCTAAAGATGAACTTGATGGAATTCTCAACAGTGATGAAATGAGAGGTGTTCCAGTTGTAGTCATGGCAAATAAACAAGATTTACCTC GATCTATGAGTCCATCAGAAGTGGCAGATGGTCTTGGTTTACCGAAAATGACTGGCAGAAAATGGTACATTCATGGAGCATGCGCAAAAACAGGCGAAGGAATCTTTGAGAGCATGAAGGAAATGGCAGACTTAGTGAAAACTAACAAAAAGTGCTGA
- the LOC143067957 gene encoding uncharacterized protein LOC143067957, whose translation MGLWLSNLYEVFSEFSGSTPARILMLGLDAAGKTTILYKIKLNENVHTIPTIGFNVETVSPVKGVSFTVWDVGGQEKIRRLWQHYYQNTEGLVYIVDSNDKERLSEAKDELDGILNSDEMRGVPVVVVANKQDLPRSMSLSEVADGLGLPKMTGRIWYIHGACAKTGEGIFESMKEMANLVKNNEKY comes from the exons atgggTTTGTGGTTATCTAACTTGTACGAAGTATTTTCTGAATTTTCTGGATCAACACCAGCAAGAATTCTGATGTTAGGATTGGACGCAGCAG GAAAGACAACGATTCTGTACAAGATAAAATTAAACGAAAATGTCCATACTATTCCAACCATTGGATTTAATGTGGAGACCGTCAGTCCAGTGAAGGGTGTCAGTTTTACTGTGTGGGATGTTGGTGGACAGGAGAAAATTAGACGTCTGTGGCAGCATTATTATCAGAATACAGAAG GTCTAGTGTATATAGTTGACAGTAACGATAAAGAGAGACTTTCGGAAGCTAAAGATGAACTTGATGGGATTCTTAACAGTGATGAAATGAGAGGTGTTCCAGTTGTAGTGGTGGCCAATAAACAAGATTTACCAc gaTCTATGAGTCTGTCAGAAGTAGCAGATGGTCTTGGTTTACCGAAAATGACTGGCAGAATATGGTACATTCATGGAGCATGTGCAAAGACAGGTGAAGGAATCTTTGAGAGCATGAAGGAAATGGCAAACTTAGTGAAAAATAACGAAAAGTATTGA
- the LOC143067958 gene encoding uncharacterized protein LOC143067958, translating to MGLWLSKLYDVFSEFSGSTPARILMLGLDAAGKTTILYKIKLNESVHTIPTIGFNVETVSPVKGVSFTVWDVGGQEKIRRLWQHYYQNTEGLVYIVDSNDKERLSEAKDELDGILNSDEMRGVPVVVLANKQDLPRSMSPSEVADGLGLPKMTGRKWYIHGACATTGEGIFESMKEMANLVKNNKKN from the exons ATGGGTTTGTGGTTATCTAAATTGTACGATGTATTTTCTGAATTTTCTGGATCTACACCAGCAAGAATTCTGATGTTAGGATTGGACGCAGCAg GAAAGACAACAattttgtacaagataaaattaAACGAGAGTGTTCATACAATTCCTACCATTGGATTCAATGTTGAGACCGTCAGTCCAGTGAAGGGTGTCAGCTTTACCGTGTGGGATGTTGGTGGCCAGGAAAAAATCAGACGACTGTGGCAGCATTATTATCAGAATACAGAAG GTCTGGTGTATATAGTTGACAGTAACGATAAAGAGAGACTTTCGGAAGCTAAAGATGAACTTGATGGGATTCTCAACAGTGATGAAATGAGAGGTGTTCCAGTTGTAGTGTTGGCCAATAAACAAGATTTACCTC gatCTATGAGTCCATCAGAAGTGGCAGATGGTCTTGGTTTACCGAAAATGACTGGCAGAAAATGGTACATTCATGGAGCGTGCGCAACAACAGGTGAAGGAATCTTTGAGAGCATGAAGGAAATGGCAAACTTagtgaaaaataacaaaaagaattga